CTCTCCACAATTATACTTACAGTTGTCTTCCCTGAGAGGTTAATTTGGAACCTGCAACTCCAGCTATTagtcttgtttgtgtgtgtgtgtggggggggattaTATATCTAATTAAATGTTTGGTCTTGATTGACCAAGTGAGTATCAATTCCTCTTTCAAATTATTAACTACTTTAATAGCAGCTCAGGACCTAGATGCTTCCTCATGACCAAGAGAGTCTGGCTAGGTCAACAAAATAACAGGAAatcattgttacattaaaaaagtCAGGGTTCGGTCAAGAAAGTCAgggttagaacataagaacatagggaaactgcaagaggccgagtggcttacacagggcagctccagaatcccccccactactcacgatgggtgaggtgtcatttcagggattacaggtagaggcttgatcctcgtttaccttgaTGCAGGCGTGcggctccagtaccctgtctccttactgcacccacacctcactgccacctgtcatcctcgtccatgtagttatcaagtctactcttaaaacaagctatcgtccctgcactaactatgtgattaccgagtctattccattcccccaccaccctattactaaaccaatacttgcatatatctctcctaaatctacacttttctaatttaaatccattactgcatgttctatcctgctggctaattctcaatactttacttatatcgcctttgttgtagcCCTTGactcatttgaatacttctatcagatctccccgcactctttgtctttctagtgaatgtaagtttagatgtttcagtctattttgatatgggaggttcctcagcccctgaatcatcttggtcatcctcctctgaactgattctagcaagaaAGTCAGGGTTAGGTCAAGGAAATAAGAATTCAGGGTTAGGTCAAGAAAGTCAGGGCTCGGTCAAGGAAGTCAGGGTAAGGTTAAGAAAGTCAGGGTGAGATCAAGAAAGTCATGGTTCGGTCAAGAAAGTCAGGGTTAGGTTGAGAAAGTCAGGTTAAGGTTAAGAAAGTCAGGGTTAGGTGAAGAAAGTCAGGATGAGGtcaaggaaacaagaagaagtcAGGATGAGGtcaaggaaacaagaagaagtcAGGATGAGGTCAAGGAAACAGCAAAAGCGCATTACGGATTTCGTGACGCAGCATCGCAAAGACCCGTGAAGGTGACGCTGCAATACATAAAAACGACACTCCCGATACCCTGAAAAGCAAGATAATTAACAAGGCAGCGTGTGGAGGGTCAGACGACAAAATAACCTCAGGGATATAACACGAAATTTTGGTTATGTAAAGTAAATAAAAGGTTAAGGACACAAGACGTCAGGGTTGGGTCAAGAAACTCAGGGTCAGGTCAAGGAAACAACAAGGAGGTCACGGTTGGGTCAAGGAAACAAGGCAAATCAGAGGATAACATAACCTCGGATAAAACAGGAAATTTTGGTTAGGTCAAGTAAATAAAAGGCCAGGGACACAAGACGTCAGGGTTGGGTCAAGAAACTCAGGGTCTGGTCAAGGAGACAACAAGAAGGTCACGGTTAGGTCAAGAAAGCAAAATGACCTCAGAAAATGCTCCTTTAGTGAACCAAAACAGAGAAGGTAAACAATGTCCTCCTCCCGCTGTCTtatttctcctgtccctcgcctcATGACCTCCCCCTAATGCTGCTGAAAGGGGGGAAATGGCCACAGGAAACAGCTTCACCTTGGCCTGATGTGGAAAAGCCGGAGCCTCGAAGGTGCTGGACAGAGAGGCGGAAAATCTATTGATATTTCCCAGCTGCTCAGACCGCCATGGCACTTGGTTCCAAtaatgttttcttcctcctcctcttcttcttcttcttcttggtttcttcttctttttggctTGTTCcgctttgtattttcttttcctcttggttCTTGGTTCTTAATTGCTTCTtggttcttcttttcttattggtTCTTGTTCTTAAttggctcttcttcttcttttccttctttgtcttcctcctcctcttcttctagtcttcttggttttcttcttttggGGGGcttgttccgctttgtatcgcttcttgattcttcttttcttcttggttCTTGCTTTTaggttcttattttcttattggtTCATGGTTCTTGTTCTTAATaattggttcttcttcttcttcttcttcttcttcttcttccgccttttGGCTTTGCGCTTGGTCATCTTATAttagttcctcttttcttcttggttcttggttctttttcttcttgattcATATTACATACACAGTCTTTgtctttttactttgttttcttcattttattagcCTATTTTGGTCCTTTTTTGcatttcccttttattctctcccCCCAACGCGTCTTTATTACCTCTATTATTTAACTCAGTGTAATATGTAGAAAGGAAAAAGTGTTAATTACTACCATGAGTTGTAATTTCCGTAGACAACAAAAAGATTAAAGAGAATATATGGAGTATCAGTTATATATAATTAAGATAAATAGTGTCACGGCGTCATGTTCAATATATTACCCAGTCATTGCAAACTATTCCTAAACTGCACTGAGTGTGTGGAATTATAAATTAAACTGGAGAATATATGATGCGTTAAGATTGCTTTTATTTTAGGAGAACTTGGATGTTCTCTATCACCACAGACCCCCATTCTCTATGACTTTTCATTTGCTAATATATCACGGAAAGGAGGTTATTTTATATGGTTTTCTGGCAGGAACGTATACaagttatttttctttgtttattgagGTCATACATTTCAGGTTTACAAATGTCCCAAGTATTTCGCCTGCATGCCTATGAGTCAGCGGCTGATACGCGTATAACAAAGAATTAACATAAAAGACAAAGTTCTTGATGACTTTGAGATTGCAGCGTCCAAGGATAACAATTCCATGGAGTGCAGAACGAGTGTAACCTGGATTTAACTGTGGAAGTCTTAATATAAAGCAGGATTAGGCCCAAAACTCGTAAAGTCGTAACTTTCTCACATTTTAATCAACCTAAATATTATTCTCGTACTTGCAACTCGAGGTCAAGAATTTGTGTCTAGCTGTAAACTCTGACCTCGTGCACTTGAGATCGAAGGACAGCAGGGTCGGCCTCATGCACACTCCTTTTTACAATTGTCCACATGagggaatgagacaaatgaacttACAACATGAAGAATGGTAACAGATGAATACATGGAATAATAGAGGAATAGATATAGTTGACCCTAAAGAAAGACTGGTTGATTAAGTGCGGCAGGGCAAGGGATTAATTAACAATGGTGTGGCGTAGGTAACACGTACAATAATGCGAGGTGACATCAGATCAGGTGACGGACTTCAAACCAGATGTGAAAGAAACTTAATGTAAATATAAATCTCGTGCTTGAAATGTTAAAAAGCCACTTAGTATATTCAGATGGAAGCTTCACACTCCTTTTTACAATTGTCCACATGagggaatgagacaaatgaacttGCAGCAATAAGAATGATAACAGATGAATACATGGAATAATAGAAAATAGATATAGTTGACCCTAAAGAAAGACTGTGATAGGTAGGAATCCGCTACCCGGAGACACGGGGCTAAAGTGACACCTGAGTTAGCACAATACCTCCCCAGGCCTACCCATATATAACGACCAGCCCGAAGGAGAAGATGAGAGTgaaacgccagcactcctcgggcgagcagccgggtggcccttctgcggaggcgaggtggacccgtggggtcatcctcgctttgggccacccctccgcggtcaagtcgaccagtcgactgctcgcacgagtaccgctacgggtgtctgctgggcgcctgctcAGAGTgtccgtgcctccgtcgctgctcgccggctattacccgtggctgtggcggcggcggaggcgtccctacacccgccgcacgccagcagCGGGTTCCCCCCTGAGACGGGCCGTCgtaagacaaaggcccgttccccctattaGGGGATAAAtccctgaagaagaagaagatgaacagtTGCATGGGGCGCCTTAATTTTTGCACTTCATGACATCCTCCTCCTGTCAGCAATAATTCTGATGTATTATACAGAAGTGTAGACAATGTGGTGCTAATTTTTCAGAGCGCCGAATACTCTTCCCTCTATTGCAGAGTAGAGCACAAAATGACGTCCAAATAAGTTAGCCAGTCACAGGCCACGTTCGGCAAAGACAGTGTCGTATATCTTCCTCTAAAATCTCTCTTCTACACTGAACATAGTATACAATTATAAAGTTAGAAACACGCTTATAAATCCCTGTTCCCTGTCTATGTATCCGGACGAGTGGCAGGACGATATAAGAGAAGCCATCAGTGGCCGGCCAAGAATCATTACACCCAGAAGTCTCCATGGGGCTGCTGCTGAGGCCAAGGGCTGAGACGAGGAGAGGTGAAGCCAGGTACGCCAGGTACATGGAGCTGTCCACCTGCGTAAACACGCCACGTTGACAGAAATGGTAATTAATGTGGAATATTGTATTACCAGATCAAGTCAAGTAGTCCCATACTAAACTCTAACCtatcaaacacacaaaaaaaatgtcattagagagagagagagagagagagagagagagagagagagagagagagagagagagagagagagagagagagagagagagtctatataTTACTGTGTTATGGCTAGCCCAGAGGGGTGGGGACACTGTTAAGTGGAAGGCCGCCTGTGTGCTGCCTGGGCCTCGGCCGCCAGAAGGTCACAGTACTCCTTGTTGAGCGCAGGATCCTTGGGGCCCCACTCGGAAGTAATACTGAAGGTGTTGGCCAGGGAGTGCCGCAGCCCCTTGGAGGCGTCGTACCTGATCCACACCTCCTTCACGAACATAATAGGCACCATTGCCACAGCTGCCGCTGCCAACGCCGTTCCTATGCCTGTAACACGAGAGTTACAACAGAATAATGGGACGCATGTATCAATACAGAAAAAAGTGCTTTTCATCATTAAAATATAGCTTTCCTAACAACCAGTCAATTAATTTAATGCATTTTCACAAAATTAATGAGTGGTCATACACTATGTgaatatttgaagaaaaaaaaaaagtttcacgcATATGTTTAGTATAAAACTCGCTCTGTCAGACCCCAAATGAAAATGACAACCATTGAGGACCATTGATACCTATTCATTAAAACTGATGTATTAGTATCCGCTGGCCAGCTTATTTATGCTACCCCTCGCCCACGGGGCGTGCTAACAGTAGCCAGCTCGGTTTGATTTAAAGCACTACTCTCCCGACCCGTTGGCAAGTCTTTTGATTGCACTAAGAGCCGTGTAGCCCTACTGTCCGATGTTAGTTAGCTTAGGAGTTGCGGCAAAAATAGTATAAGTAAAGATAAAGTCGGGGTATGCGCCATAACTGCGCATGGCCTCGGCgctcatctccatcccattgGCCCTTGTGCGTGTGgcgggtgagaacccattaccccgggaggCCGGGACACAGGGCAAGGGCAACATCCGAGTGACCCTCTCCCAGGTTTCCAAAAGTACCAGCATGActaggaggatgaacagctgctgCTCTGTCGACTGTtcaggccaggattcgaacccaggcccaagGATTCACAGCTAGGCATGGTAAACACAACACTACGGAGGAGCCCTTTATATAGTCTACATATCGCAACCTAGTAATAGGCCTCGATCCTATCGCCTATGTGCAGAACTTGTTCGCAATATCTAAGTGAATGTGGTTAGTCTTTATGGCACACTTACCAGTAGCGATGTCGCCGAACACGTAGGTCCCGTAGGTGAGGGTCTGTGACTGGGTCTGGCTGTAGGCAAAAACGATCGCCAGGAAGAGCGGGTTGAAGGCGCCCCAGCACACCTTCCAATAGAGTCCCGTGGAGCGATTGAGCATGAAGTGGATGTCCCGTATGAGGCGCCGCAGCCCATACACCCACATGACGGCGATGAGCTCCACCACCATGAGCAGGATGATGGACACGCCCTGCAGGACACACGCTGACTCATTAATACATAAACAACCTGAATATACCTTAAAACCAGAAGCCGCCTGGTCAAATGGATCACTACCAGCCGCGGGCGTTTGTCGGATGATGCAGTACAAAGTATAATCATAACAAGAATCAAAGTATAATCATAATAAGTATAATCATAATAAGTAATCATAATAagtataatcataataatatCATAATTATAATTTGACTTTGATGCAGTATTGCCCCGCTCTCACTCCCAACGCTCCCAGCCCCCAACCTCTACTGTCAACCCCCAACACCAACCCCACTACTCTCAACCCCCCAACCTCCATACATAACCGCGACCCCCTGCATCCACCCTCACACACAAACCCTAACCTCCACCTACATCTCCACCCCCAACCCCAAGCCACCACTcaaaccctccccctcccttccacccttctacACTCTCCCACACCACGCCAAGCTcctcccacctccacccccactacCTCTGCCCCCACCTTGTAACCATAGCCCAGTACCCCGCCTCTAccttcccccacacccacactcccCCACACATACATAATAAACTCTGAAAACATGTACAGGCTGCCGTCTCACCACACAGCTGGTAAATAAGTGCCTGATGATCGAGGTGTCCAAATGTTAATTTCGtgagtcatgagagagagagatttacatagatttacatacatagaaaatcagaccacacagaccccatggtccagacttggtggtctgtccttaaacctaagtgattttacattaatcagaagactccaaaacgttgcatttctactctagttgatattaagttgaaggaagtgacggtcgagcttatttttgaaggagtcaatcgtgttacactggaccattgatggtgggagcttaatccattctcgcactacaacgttggtgaagaaaaatttggtgcagtctgaatttacttgtctacatctgagttttacgccattgttcctcgtgcgcaaagtgtcatcgatcataaacaatgttgatctgtctacattcgtgaaaccattaagtatcttaaaacattcgatcagttttcctcggaggcgacgtttctcaagagagaacatgttaagggtagaaagcctttcttcgtaggatttgttgcgcaaggaagggataattttcgttgcccgacgctgaacaccttctaatttagcaatatcctttgcgagagagagagagagagagagagagagagagaggggggtggggggtatacTCACGCCGCTGTAGTGATTGACGAGGGTGACGATGTACTGCCCCTGTGGCGTGGTGTAGAGCAGCCCCACCAGGAAGCCCACCACGCACACGGACAGCGTGATCCAAACCTTGGTGACGTTCGGGTATCTGtcgctgatgatggtgatgatgacgttaTTGTAAGCCGCTGCGCTCCCCAGTCCCAGCGTGAACATCATCAGGAAGAACATAGCCGAGAACAGCTGTAAACCAAAAGGTGCACACCTGGGTCATGTGTAGAGTGCGGTGATTAGAAACACCTGCGCTCCTCGTGCAGGTGATATGGGGATGTGGGTTTTTTTACAAGCTAGTGGAGGAAAATTCCGCTGTTTTTGCCATGCGAATGTAAATATCATTATCATAAAACAGATTCTACCAAGCAGAGCCAAAAAACATTGGGAAACCATAAACCCCATTCATGGAGCAACCCCTTGACGTGATGAGCAGGGCTGCGACCTTCAGGGACATAGTAGGACCAAATAAATCACCAAACTCTAAGGTCCTATTAGTTGTAGCCTGACGAAGAATACTTTACACATCACAAGGTTATGAGCCATGGAAACGCGGGGCACTAGCTGTCTCCCTCCCAAAGATGCCTAGATATTTCAATTAACGGCCCCCAGTAACCGGTGGTGACGGAGTGCCTGGCTGCGGTCGTGATCAGGGTGACTCCACAGCAAAGGATGCAAAGGATATCCGGGTTGATGGAGCCAGCCACCGTTAGTTACTGAACCTTCTCACCTACAATACGCGGACTTTGAAAATATGTTGATTTGTTGGAATTTATGGAAGAGCTGTCAAATATCAAATGGAATAATGGGAATCAGTGAAATGAGGAGCTTTAATGGGGAACAGGAAGTGTCAGGTATGTCTTTAAGTGAGGTGGTAAGCCTGAGAGCGGAAAGTCGGAACATGGAGTAGGAAGTCAGGACAAACGCTTGGTCGAATAATATCTGGTTCATGTAATATAAGTAAGCGTGCGTGGCATCCGTAACGCCTTGATAGCTTATACtgacccccccccaacacacacacacacattcacaaaacCCATCATCACATTCATTAAATTTCTAACGAACACCCTTTaatccggtagctgcggggatcatgtttcttaaaggcccctctaagcgggaaaaatgagaaaaaatcatcactcacgcaaaccatttcacaatatatatcaacgcatttgtcatcagtttatgcatcatctctttttgggggggttataccatggcaaaaatttggcccccgtcgctggtacacggtaaagccacaaatttggccagtcctTACTACCGGGTTAACACACAACAATACCCGTGCACCTCCATTGTTATTTTCTCCACCCCGAAAACAGCATTTTAAACATTCACCATCACGTATACCTCATTAAATTCAAAGCACGTCGCACGCCTCTAACGTCCTACAACCAGCCTCAACAGGTGCCGGTATGATCTTGGTATACACACATAGGAGCTTTTAAGATCATAGAAGAGTTTTTCATCGCTTTCTCCCATCACATTGCTAAACACTCATGCATGCCCTTTCACCACAGTCACCTTGCAATGCACCGCTTCAGACTTGTTCATACGTACCCGACCACATGCTATTCCTATAAATTGCTTATAATACATAACACTTCTTACTCCTCAACCCACACCCTCGCACACCTTAACCGCACCCTTTAAGCCTTATCTCCTCCTTAGTTCCTCCTTCCATATATGACTAAattctttcaggaggaggagaatcttTATATTCGTCTGGAGCTAAATTTGATCAGTCTttcgccctcttcctctgcctGCCTTTATTCGTGTTACCTTTGATTTGTCTCCTGTACTGTAAGAAATATCAGACGAACCTGTGGCGCAAAAGTGAACTTGCCCAGTGCCTCGGGGTAACTGACGAAGGCGAGAGAAGTGCCGCCCCCCTTCACCACCTCGGACACCTCCACGCCCATCTCGTTTGCCAGGTGGCCCAGTATGGCGAAGGTGGTGATGCCGGCCAGCAGGGAGGTGAAGGTGTCGGCGAAGGAGATGATGGTGGCGTCCAGATGCACGTTGTTCCTGAAGTCGTTGTAGCTGGCGAGGGTCATGACGACGCCAAACCCGATGGTGAGACTGAAGAGGGCTTGGTCCACCGCCGCGTACCACacctgaagaagagaaaggatgacgtCCCTTACAGGTGATTATCGTCTAATACTCTGTTCGGGTTAACTTCGAAAATACGCCCCTCCCCCTCTGTAAGCGTATATCATCGGCCAATCAGAGGGCTTGGTCCACCGCCGCGCACCAAACCTGAACAAAAGAAAGGATGACGTCCCTTACAGGTGATTACCGTCTAATACTCTGTTCGGGTTACCTTCGaaaataagcccctcccccttctccattcTTCATTTCCGTCTTATACAAATATACTAGACACCTCCCAACGGGTGCTCCTCAACACATACCCCCGGATTGAGCAGCATCTCCCAGCGCGGAGTGAGGAAGAACAGGATTCCCTCTAGTGACCCCGGCAGCGTCACTCCTCGGATGAGCATCGCCACGAGCACCACGTAGGGGAAGAGGGCAGTGAAGTAGGCTGCCCTTCCTGAGCTCCTGACGCCCCTGGCCTGCACTATGAAGACCAGTGCCCATGACAGCAGCAGGCAAAGGGAGAGGCGCCAATCCGGCATGCCAATGCCATTCCGGAACCCTTCAGGGTCCACCTTTAGCACCTCGTTGCTGAGTAAGGGAGAACGTAAAAGTACTTTATCTCCATTGCCATGATTTCCGGGTTtgaaacggaaggaaggggaggaaagaaataagaaaagaggaatgggaaggaaggaaagaaggaaggaagtaagaaggggagaaaggcagAATACACTTAATACTGATAATTTTCTCTAATACTATGTCAACCAAGTTTTACTCAAGGCCGGTAGAATGTTTATCGGGAAACTTTACCCTTGAACCATCACAGAACACATAATGAATGGCTGATCAGAGAGTAACCAAGAAAATAAAACTCACACTAAATATTCTTCGGCGGCCGATATTCCTCCTTGACTCCCTGATGTAGAGTTCGCAGTATAGGATGTGGAGTTCGAGGTAACATCCACACACATGCTGCTCGCCCAGGACCCACACACAACCCAGGGCAACGTTGCactgaaggaggcgaagaagtagaagacgCACATCTCCATTAGGGAAACGTAGAAGGTTGACACAGCCCACGTAGCGATGGCCTGTCCATACCCGATACCTGTGGGAATTACGTGCTCGGTGAATCAGGTGAGTTTGTAAGTGAGTAGGTTAAGGTTAATCATTCCCAGGACAAATTCCCCCTTTGATGATGTCGCCCTAGATATGTCCTACCGCCCTGTTATGATAAAGCAGCAATGACAAGATCGGTTGGTAATTCATTGGAGCTGGGTTAGTGTTATACTGCTCTGGTCTACTGATCCTGGTGGGCATGTTTTGAATTAATTGTTATGTGATCGAGGTTGTTTAATTTGAGAAATGGTTCAAggtgaatggagagaaaggaaatgtcaGTGTCCAGGAGGTTAAAATGTCCAGGTGGGAATTAATGACCTGGGGGAAATGCTTGGAGGGGGGAGCTAATTAAGTTGACAGGTTATGTTGTGCCGTCACCACGCACCTCGGAAAGCAGGACAGATGCCCCACACCTCAACGGGGCCAGCTGAGGGAAACTGGCCAAGAATAAATTCGAGATAATACAGAGGCTTGCCGATAAACACCAGCACCAGGAGGTAAGGGATTAGGAACGCCCCCCCGCCGTTATCCAAGGCCACGAACGGAAACCTCCACACGTTCCCGACGCCGACAGCCATGGACACACACGACAGCAGGAACTCTCGCTTGTTGTTCCATTGCTCTCGCTTCGGCCCCGACGCCTCCTGCCCAGCGAAAGGGATTGGATTACGTAGCCTCCCAGCGCCAGGAAACAAAGATCATGTAGGGCTAGAGCATACGTTTGAAGCTGTTACGAGCCAGTACACAAGAAGAAGCGAATAaatgataaacaacaacaacaactaatggACATGTGCTTTGAGGGCAGACCATGAATGTTTCTTCGGGTGTTAGTGATCCCGCCTTACATTTGGGGGCGTCTCGGCGGCTGACGGTAGCGGGGGACTGCCATGTTGTCCTCCGGCGTCCTCGTCACCAACAAAGCTTCTGTTCACCACTCCCGGGCTGCTCCACCCTGAGCCGGCACTCTCTGGATCACTCGTCTGAACACACGAGAGTAGGTGACCAAGATGAGAGCTGGATCTGGGTCTTGCATAAAGTCATGTATACTACACGCAAAACAATGGTAAACATGTTcaataaataagataaacaaaaaggTGGATAGATGAACACATAAATGATGGAATGAATAGGCACATATATTAATGAAGAGGTTGATTAATAAATGGTACAAAATGAAGGTATTTACAGTCAAAGTATTTCAGTAGAGCTATACAGAAATATGAGCAAACAGATTCAAACCACATTTTTGTTttacaagtgttaatagcacaaaaactgtgttagatcggcgtcgcatgaccctccaacacaccgcCAACAATTTaaattatgcaactaggggtctgaAATGGAAAATGccgaaaag
Above is a genomic segment from Eriocheir sinensis breed Jianghai 21 chromosome 7, ASM2467909v1, whole genome shotgun sequence containing:
- the LOC126994990 gene encoding sodium-dependent nutrient amino acid transporter 1-like isoform X1; the encoded protein is MRSKTSDPESAGSGWSSPGVVNRSFVGDEDAGGQHGSPPLPSAAETPPNEASGPKREQWNNKREFLLSCVSMAVGVGNVWRFPFVALDNGGGAFLIPYLLVLVFIGKPLYYLEFILGQFPSAGPVEVWGICPAFRGIGYGQAIATWAVSTFYVSLMEMCVFYFFASFSATLPWVVCGSWASSMCVDVTSNSTSYTANSTSGSQGGISAAEEYLVNEVLKVDPEGFRNGIGMPDWRLSLCLLLSWALVFIVQARGVRSSGRAAYFTALFPYVVLVAMLIRGVTLPGSLEGILFFLTPRWEMLLNPGVWYAAVDQALFSLTIGFGVVMTLASYNDFRNNVHLDATIISFADTFTSLLAGITTFAILGHLANEMGVEVSEVVKGGGTSLAFVSYPEALGKFTFAPQLFSAMFFLMMFTLGLGSAAAYNNVIITIISDRYPNVTKVWITLSVCVVGFLVGLLYTTPQGQYIVTLVNHYSGGVSIILLMVVELIAVMWVYGLRRLIRDIHFMLNRSTGLYWKVCWGAFNPLFLAIVFAYSQTQSQTLTYGTYVFGDIATGIGTALAAAAVAMVPIMFVKEVWIRYDASKGLRHSLANTFSITSEWGPKDPALNKEYCDLLAAEAQAAHRRPST
- the LOC126994990 gene encoding sodium-dependent nutrient amino acid transporter 1-like isoform X2; its protein translation is MAVGVGNVWRFPFVALDNGGGAFLIPYLLVLVFIGKPLYYLEFILGQFPSAGPVEVWGICPAFRGIGYGQAIATWAVSTFYVSLMEMCVFYFFASFSATLPWVVCGSWASSMCVDVTSNSTSYTANSTSGSQGGISAAEEYLVNEVLKVDPEGFRNGIGMPDWRLSLCLLLSWALVFIVQARGVRSSGRAAYFTALFPYVVLVAMLIRGVTLPGSLEGILFFLTPRWEMLLNPGVWYAAVDQALFSLTIGFGVVMTLASYNDFRNNVHLDATIISFADTFTSLLAGITTFAILGHLANEMGVEVSEVVKGGGTSLAFVSYPEALGKFTFAPQLFSAMFFLMMFTLGLGSAAAYNNVIITIISDRYPNVTKVWITLSVCVVGFLVGLLYTTPQGQYIVTLVNHYSGGVSIILLMVVELIAVMWVYGLRRLIRDIHFMLNRSTGLYWKVCWGAFNPLFLAIVFAYSQTQSQTLTYGTYVFGDIATGIGTALAAAAVAMVPIMFVKEVWIRYDASKGLRHSLANTFSITSEWGPKDPALNKEYCDLLAAEAQAAHRRPST